In Paraburkholderia terrae, the DNA window TCGACGGGAAACGGCGCGCGAAGCCGGACCAATGGCAGCGCGCCGCGACGCAAACACCATCACGACTGCTTTCTCCAAGGGGCGATCCGAAACAACAGTAGCATGCCCGGTATAGCAAGCGCCGTGCAGACGAGGAAGTAGTTGAACCAGCCTATCTGCGCGACCGCGAAGCCGCTTGCCGCCGACGCCAGCGTGCGCGGCACGGAAGCCAGCGACGTGAAGAGCGCGAACTGCGTCGCCGTATAGCGCGGGTCGGTCGTGCTGGCGATATACGCGGTGAACGCGGCGAGCGTGAGGCCTGTCGTGAATGTCTCGAAGCCGTACACGAGCGCGAGCGCGACCGACATCGGATCGAGTTGCACCGTCCAGCCGACGCCGAGCAACGACAGCAGTTTCGTCGTGCCCGTGCTGAGCGCAACGGCGATGTCGTACACGACGGTGAGCCCCGGCGACGTCGGTCCGACATGCGCGAGCCATGCGAAGCCGAGCGTCGACACCATCTGCAGGATGCCGAAGATCCACAAGCCGCGACCGATGCCGATCCGCATCAGCGCAATCCCGCCGATGATGCCGCCCGCCAGACTCGCGCCGAACGCCGTCGTCTTCGCGATCACGCCGATCTGCGTGCGCGAAAAGCCGATGTCGAGAAAGAACGACGTGGACAGCGTGGTCGCCATCGTATCGCCGAGCTTGTACAGGAAGATGAACCCGAGCACGAACAGCGCGCCGCGCCAGCCGTCGCGCAGAATGAATTCACGGAAGGGCTCGACGATCGCTTCGCGCAGGTTCCTGGGCGGCGCGCCGTGTACTTCGGGTTCTTTCACGACGAGCGTCATCACCATGCCGGGCAGCATGAAAGCGGCCGTCACGATGAACACGGTCGCCCACGGCAGATGGTCGGAGAGAATCAGCGCGAGCGAACCGGGCACGAGCGCCGCGATCTTGTACGCGTTCACGTGTACGGCGTTGCCGAGGCCTTGCTCGGTGTCGTGCAGCAGTTCGCGCCGATACGCGTCGATCACGATATCCGAGCTCGCGCCGAAGAACGCGACGAGCGCGGTCAGTGCGGCAACCGTCCAGATCGAATCGCGCGGCGAGACGATGCCAAGCGATGCGATTGCGCCGGCGACCAGAATCTGCGTGAAGAGCATCCAGCCGCGCCGGCGTCCTGGCCGCCAGCCGGGCAGACGCGGCACGTAACGGTCCATCAGCGGCGCCCAGAGGAATTTCCACGTATAGGGAAACTGGATCAGCGCAAACAGGCCGATTTCCTTCAGGTTCACGCCTTCTGAGCGCAGCCAGGCCTGGACAAGATAGACGAGGGTGAACAGCGGCAACCCCGACGTGAAGCCGAGGAAAACGCAGATCAGCATGCGCGCGTTGAGAAACGCGCGCCAGCCGGGATGTTCTTCGTGAGCGGTTAGTGCAGGCGCCTCGTGTGGCGGGTTCGACATGAGATGAGTGACGTTAGCTTTTCTTGACGCGATAGACCGCAAGACTACCACGCCAGTTCACGCCCCATCGCACCTGCTGGCCGCCATGCAACACGACTCGATCGAGAATCTCGATGCCGACTTCCGGCGCGAGCGCCTCGAAATCCTTGATGGTCAGCACGCGCACGTTCGGCGTGTTGTGCCACTGATAAGGCAGCGACTTCGACACGGGCATGCGTCCCTGCAAAACGGACAGCCGGTGCGTCCAGAATCCGAAATTTGGGAACGAAACAATGCATTCCTTGCCGACACGCACCGTCTCGCGCAGGATCGCGGCTGTCTGGTGAATGGTCTGCAGCGTTTGAGAAAGGATCGCAAAATCGAAGCTGCCGTCTTCGAACAGGCGCAAGCCGTCTTCCAGATTCTGCTGGATCACGTTGATGCCGTTCTTCGTCGAAGCGAGCACGCCGGCGTCGTTGATCTCGATGCCGTAGCCCGTTACTTCGAGCTCTTCCATCAGCAGCGACAGCAGCGAGCCGTCGCCGCAGCCGAGATCGAGCACCGTTCCGCGTGGCTCGACCCAGCGGGCAATCGCGCGGAAATCCGGTCGCGTCGCAAGATAATCGAGAGCGCGCTGGTTCATGCGTTGACCTCTGCAGCAATGCGTTCGTAGTAGGCGCGCATCAGGTTGTGATAGCGCGCGTCGTCGAGGAGAAAGGCGTCGTGGCCGTGCGGCGCGTCGATTTCGCCATATGTGACCTGGCGCTTGTGATCGAGCAGCGCCTTCACCAGCTCGCGCGAGCGCGCGGGCGCGAAACGCCAGTCGGTCGTGAAGCTCGCGATCAGATACTTCGCCTTCGTATGCGCGAGTGCCGCCGTGAGATCGCCGTCATACGCCTTGGCGGGATCGAAGTAATCGAGCGCGCGCGTGATCAGCAGATACGTGTTCGCGTCGAAGTAGTCGGCGAACTTGTCGCCCTGGTAGCGCAGATACGATTCCACTTCGAACTCGACGTCGAAGTTGAAGTTGTAGGCGTCTTCCGCGCCTTCCGCGCGACGCAGCGCGCGGCCGAACTTCGCGGCCATGTCGTCATCGGACAGATACGTGATGTGGCCGATCATCCGCGCGACGCGCAAGCCGCGCTTCGGCTTCACGCCGTGCGCGTAGTAGTTGCCGCCGTGAAAATCCGGATCCGACAGGATCGACGAGCGCGCCACTTCGTTGAACGCGATGTTCTGCGCGGAGAGCTTGGGCGTCGATGCAACGACGATGCAATGCGCGAGCCGCTCGGGATACATCATGCTCCACGCGAGCGCCTGCATGCCGCCGAGACTGCCGCCCATCACGGCTGCGAATTTCTCGATGCCGAACGTGTCGGCGACGAGCGCCTGCGCGTTCACCCAGTCTTCAACCGTAACGACGGGGAAGCTTGCGCCGTACGGACGGCCCGTCGACGGATCGATGCTCATCGGGCCCGTCGAGCCGAAGCACGAACCGAGGTTGTTCACGCCGATCACGAAGAAGCGGTTAGTGTCGAGCGGCTTGCCGGGGCCGACCATGTTGTCCCACCAGCCGACGTTCTTCGGATCATCCGCGTAGACGCCCGCGACGTGATGCGACGCGTTGAGCGCGTGGCACACGAGCACGGCATTGCTGCGCGCGGCGTTGAGCGTGCCGTACGTTTCGACGACGAGGTCGTAGTTCGCGAGCGAGCTGCCGTTCTGCAGGCGCAGCGGCTCGGAGAAATGCATTGTTTGTGGAGTGACGATCCCGATCGATTCCATTCATTCCGCCTTCTGACATGGGGCGGCTAAATGGTGTCGGCGATGGCGCGGAAGGAGCGTGTGCGCGGCTGACGACCTCTTTAGCCGCATTTATAGTGAACCGGGATGGATGAACTCCATCCGCTGGTTCGCGCGCCCGCAATCGAGTCAGCAAATCGGCGCGTTGTGCAATTCTGGACCGTCAAGAACGGTCAAGCGCAGAGTATAGCGGAAAATGCGCTGCGTCTGCGTTGGCCCGCCCTACTGGAGGATGAGGCGCAATTGCGCGTCGGCCTGTTCGATTGGCGCGCGCGAGAAGCCGCTGCGCACGAAGCGATGCCAGCGCCCGATGATGTAGCTGAGCAAAAGGCTCGCGCGCGCCACGGGATCGTAGTCGGCGGGCAGCGGGATCGCACTGTGTTCGGCGTGGCTCGATGCGTCCATCAAGCCGAGCCGCAGACATTGCTTGAGCGACGCCTCGACGCGCTCGTGCAACTGGTTGACCCGCTCGGTCAGCCGCTCGTGTTCGCCGACGAGCGCTTCGCAGGTCAGCACGCGTGTCATGCCGGGATTCTTCGCTGAAAAATTGAGCAACATGAGCGCGATCGCGCGCGCCTGCAGCACGCCGTTTGGCTCTTTCGCGATGATCTGGTTGATGAGCCCGAAGAGCGTCTGCTCGATGAACTCGATCAGCCCTTCGAACATTTGCGCCTTGCTCGCGAAATGGCGGTACAGCGCCGCTTCCGACACGCCGATGCGCGCGGCCAGCGCCGCCGTGGTGATTTTTTCGTTCTTCGGGGCCTCCAGCATCGCGGCCAGCGTCTGGAGGATATGCACGCGCCGCTCGCCGGGTTTCAGGCGCGTCGAGCGCGGTGCGGCTGACTGTTCTTCGGTTACGTCCTCGTCATGCTTGCGGATAGGCTGCATGTCTGTCGTCCCTGTTATCGCCAGGCCGGATGCTCCGTGAATGGTTCGATCGGCCTTCCTGGGCGAGTGCCCAGTCTCAACGATTTTAGCGAACGAATGCGGCTGTCGACATAGTGCGGGCGACCCGTGCCCGGCAATCGCGCAAGCGAGCCGTCGGGGCGGGCCGGTCGCGGCAGGTGGCCGACGATCCACACCGTGCGGATGCCGAGCCGCCGGTAGTTCTTCAAATGACTGCGCGTGTCTTCGACGAGCACCGCGTCCGAGAGACGGACGTGCGCGTCGCGCATCGCACGGCGCAGCATCGCGTGATCGGGCTTGGCGCGCCAGTAGCGGCGGTCGCGCATATGCTCGATGGCTATCACGCGCTCGAACAGTCGCTCGATGCCCAGCTCTTTTAGCACGTCGAGCGCATACGCTTCGGGTGCGTTGGTCAGCACGATCTTGCGGCCGGGCAGCGCGTCGACGAGACGCTTCAGGCCGCGCTCGCTGCGCAGCATCGCGCGCAGATCGGGGAACGTGTGGACGTAGTCGAGGAAGTCGTGCGCATCGACGTCATGATGGCGCGTGAGCCCGAGCAGCGCCGCGCCGTAGCGCTGCGTGTAGCCGGTGCGCAGACGGTTCGCTTCGTCGCGCTCGACTTGCAGCGCATCGATGATGTACTGCGTCATCGCG includes these proteins:
- a CDS encoding AmpG family muropeptide MFS transporter, encoding MSNPPHEAPALTAHEEHPGWRAFLNARMLICVFLGFTSGLPLFTLVYLVQAWLRSEGVNLKEIGLFALIQFPYTWKFLWAPLMDRYVPRLPGWRPGRRRGWMLFTQILVAGAIASLGIVSPRDSIWTVAALTALVAFFGASSDIVIDAYRRELLHDTEQGLGNAVHVNAYKIAALVPGSLALILSDHLPWATVFIVTAAFMLPGMVMTLVVKEPEVHGAPPRNLREAIVEPFREFILRDGWRGALFVLGFIFLYKLGDTMATTLSTSFFLDIGFSRTQIGVIAKTTAFGASLAGGIIGGIALMRIGIGRGLWIFGILQMVSTLGFAWLAHVGPTSPGLTVVYDIAVALSTGTTKLLSLLGVGWTVQLDPMSVALALVYGFETFTTGLTLAAFTAYIASTTDPRYTATQFALFTSLASVPRTLASAASGFAVAQIGWFNYFLVCTALAIPGMLLLFRIAPWRKQS
- the slmA gene encoding nucleoid occlusion factor SlmA, producing MQPIRKHDEDVTEEQSAAPRSTRLKPGERRVHILQTLAAMLEAPKNEKITTAALAARIGVSEAALYRHFASKAQMFEGLIEFIEQTLFGLINQIIAKEPNGVLQARAIALMLLNFSAKNPGMTRVLTCEALVGEHERLTERVNQLHERVEASLKQCLRLGLMDASSHAEHSAIPLPADYDPVARASLLLSYIIGRWHRFVRSGFSRAPIEQADAQLRLILQ
- a CDS encoding pyrimidine 5'-nucleotidase, which codes for MRTFRPKRRRPQIHAGTPVWLFDLDNTLHHASHAIFPAINTAMTQYIIDALQVERDEANRLRTGYTQRYGAALLGLTRHHDVDAHDFLDYVHTFPDLRAMLRSERGLKRLVDALPGRKIVLTNAPEAYALDVLKELGIERLFERVIAIEHMRDRRYWRAKPDHAMLRRAMRDAHVRLSDAVLVEDTRSHLKNYRRLGIRTVWIVGHLPRPARPDGSLARLPGTGRPHYVDSRIRSLKSLRLGTRPGRPIEPFTEHPAWR
- the metW gene encoding methionine biosynthesis protein MetW, yielding MNQRALDYLATRPDFRAIARWVEPRGTVLDLGCGDGSLLSLLMEELEVTGYGIEINDAGVLASTKNGINVIQQNLEDGLRLFEDGSFDFAILSQTLQTIHQTAAILRETVRVGKECIVSFPNFGFWTHRLSVLQGRMPVSKSLPYQWHNTPNVRVLTIKDFEALAPEVGIEILDRVVLHGGQQVRWGVNWRGSLAVYRVKKS
- the metX gene encoding homoserine O-succinyltransferase MetX; its protein translation is MESIGIVTPQTMHFSEPLRLQNGSSLANYDLVVETYGTLNAARSNAVLVCHALNASHHVAGVYADDPKNVGWWDNMVGPGKPLDTNRFFVIGVNNLGSCFGSTGPMSIDPSTGRPYGASFPVVTVEDWVNAQALVADTFGIEKFAAVMGGSLGGMQALAWSMMYPERLAHCIVVASTPKLSAQNIAFNEVARSSILSDPDFHGGNYYAHGVKPKRGLRVARMIGHITYLSDDDMAAKFGRALRRAEGAEDAYNFNFDVEFEVESYLRYQGDKFADYFDANTYLLITRALDYFDPAKAYDGDLTAALAHTKAKYLIASFTTDWRFAPARSRELVKALLDHKRQVTYGEIDAPHGHDAFLLDDARYHNLMRAYYERIAAEVNA